One Rhododendron vialii isolate Sample 1 chromosome 2a, ASM3025357v1 genomic region harbors:
- the LOC131315619 gene encoding GDSL esterase/lipase 1-like: MALSFMKHLFFHVAIFILFPNSSHAADHRLSNSKKHVALFVFGDSLFDVGNNNYINTTTTMQSNFWPYGETFFNHPTGRASDGRLIPDFIAEYAKLPLLRPYKQPGNNHQFSNGVNFASGGAGALAQINQGLVIDLNMQLIHFKNVKKVLEQHMGETEAKKILSTAVYLFSIGNNDYLYPFLTNSNFFQLNSPEDYAKMVIGNITNVIKEIYEAGGRKFAFVSLAPFDCAPLVRALNPAGECMQEVAALIKLHNTAISKVLKKLEMQLQGFKYSNFDLYNSATERIENPSKYGFEDGKGACCGSGPYRGVRSCGGKRGVKEFELCSNPSEFVYFDAGHPTERLNEQLAQQMWSASTPSIVGPYNLEALFEQM; encoded by the exons ATGGCTTTAAGCTTTATGAAGCACTTGTTTTTTCACGTTGCTATATTCATTCTTTTCCCAAACAGTAGCCATGCAGCTGATCATCGTCTCTCAAACTCGAAAAAACATGTGGCTCTCTTCGTATTTGGGGATTCACTATTCGATGTCGGCAACAATAACTACATCAACACCACCACTACGATGCAGTCAAATTTCTGGCCATACGGTGAAACCTTCTTCAATCATCCGACTGGTAGAGCTTCTGACGGCCGCCTGATCCCAGATTTCATCG CTGAGTATGCAAAGCTTCCATTGCTTCGACCGTACAAACAACCTGGCAACAACCATCAATTCAGCAATGGGGTGAACTTTGCGTCTGGTGGAGCAGGAGCACTAGCTCAAATTAACCAAGGATTG gtCATTGACCTTAATATGCAACTAATCCATTTTAAGAATGTGAAGAAAGTGTTGGAGCAACACATGGGTGAAACAGAAGCCAAGAAAATATTGTCGACAGCCGTTTACTTATTCAGTATTGGAAACAACGATTACTTATATCCTTTCCTGACAAACTCTAATTTTTTCCAGTTGAATTCTCCAGAAGATTATGCGAAGATGGTTATTGGAAACATAACAAATGTGATCAAA GAAATATATGAGGCTGGAGGAAGGAAATTCGCTTTTGTAAGCTTGGCCCCATTTGATTGTGCACCACTTGTAAGGGCGCTCAATCCAGCTGGTGAATGTATGCAAGAAGTCGCGGCTCTGATTAAACTGCACAATACTGCCATTTCAAAAGTCCTTAAAAAGCTAGAAATGCAGCTACAAGGATTCAAGTATTCAAATTTTGACCTCTACAATTCTGCTACAGAAAGGATAGAAAACCCATCAAAATACG GTTTCGAGGACGGGAAGGGTGCATGCTGCGGATCGGGACCGTACCGGGGAGTTAGAAGCTGTGGAGGGAAGAGAGGGGTGAAAGAGTTCGAGTTGTGTAGCAATCCCAGCGAGTTTGTTTACTTTGATGCTGGTCATCCAACTGAAAGGCTGAACGAGCAACTTGCCCAGCAAATGTGGAGCGCAAGTACTCCAAGCATTGTCGGGCCTTACAATTTGGAAGCCCTCTTCGAACAAATGTAG